The window GGAATTTTGAGGAATGTGAGGAGGAGGGTGAGAGTCccggagaatttttttttttagagagaaagagagttctTTTCTCTGAGGACACAGAAAcgaatagagagagaaagagagaggagatgACATGATGGTTTGCTGTTTGTGGGGGTTTTCTGGAAAAGATTTGGGTTcttggtttctgcagattcatggCGTAggtgaaaaatgaaagagaactgacacaacttttcgtatcgattcccacagacggcgtcaaatgttgatgcacaaaactggaggtcttggaacaacgtaaattcgaccgtgaatctgcaagaaatgtaaataacacaagatgtatcgtggttcaccccaatgtttgggctacgtccatattgatattgtatttctctgtttgtgagaggattgagaGGGAGATAGTGTGAGGATCCTCATGGCCTAGGAAATGGCCTCTAAGGGTGAGAGTGAGGCTCTCCTTAAGGGATGAGAGGCTtaaggtttgtgagggtgaagaggcccttttatagaataagggctcctcccatTTTTACATGCTTacccctccatttattacataattacatttaagtcatccgagtatttatacgaggtctaaatacggagaccctaagtatggtataaacctCTAACACAACCTTATTAATTATCTGTCAATGATCATCTCCAACTCATTCGATTCGAACAACCGAAAATTAAGAATGGtttatgagaagtaaaaatgagtgcatAGATAGTACTACTCTTATAGAAAACCTCCCTGAGCCCACCTTATCCTTGTGGGTGGCTACGCCATTGTATACAATATATTTACGTTAAGGAGTGgagaaataaattaaatatcGAACTCGTTATTTTTGAGATTCAAACCTATAACCTCTCAgttataagtgaagagaaatattatCAGACCGTAAAAATATAATAAGAAGcttgaaattaaacaaaatatgaaaaaggacAACTCATGGAGATTTCTGTTTTTTTACATCAAACTAGTACATGGCCACACAACTTGTGTgtgaaatgttttgtttttgtttttaaaattgaagaagagaggaagagagtgagagagaatgtGAGGGTGGGGAGAGATAGAGaagtttatttttcaatttttaatttaaaaaaaatagagatgtTAAAATCACTTATAATTGTTGCTTAAACAAAAAACTagtaaacttttgttttgtgaaattacattactgcccttaatttttgttgttgtgataGAATACTAAATAATCTTTTTACCCTCTCTTGATTGATAAAGAGGGTTATATTAATATctatactaattaataaaaccctctttgtcaaccaaaagagggtgaaaagataaattagtcttctatcacaaaaaaaataatgggcaataatgtaatttcataggtcccaaattttactgttttttattgaagcctcacctataggtgatgttaaaatacctccaatattaaaaaaaaaacccaaaaacaaaaacctcccactccccccgttctctctttctccctctctccttctcattttctaaaaaaatgtgttcatacacacaaagtgcgTAGGTAAATGCTAGTATAATTTAGATTAATCCGAACTATCCAGAAAGGAACTCAAAATTGGATACAAATGAGAGAGCACAATACCACATAACAAAGGACACTTTATACTTAAGCCTAAATCAGtttaacaaaacattttctttattgaaataaaacaatgtGTTTACATTAAGGGGTAAATAATTTAGATCGTAGTATTAAATGATTGACTAAAACAAAGTTATAAGCATTTCAGGGTTATCAAAACACTTGTTAGATAAACACATATCAATGCTTCTTCATGAGgcacttgaatttttaataggACTTCAACttgattataatgaaagtactTTTACAAGTTTTACTATAAGCGCTTGTGAATAATTACGAGTGTGtttggaaatgtttttgaaataacAGAAAACGCTTTTGAtagaaatatttttgaaaccaatacttagtaaaaatgcaagtaaaacCTAAAAACGGTTTCACGAAAAGtaattttaatcattttaaaaacacttctaaacaatcatttttttttctctagacAACTATTCTCAAatgagaaataaaaacaaaagaaattaccACTAATTTTGCtttgtgtttttattattttaccaaaaaaagttacctctaattttgttttgtgtttttattatttttagaatCAATATTGAAATACAGCGTCTTGGTCACTTCGTCTGCATCTCCACCCACGTCCCTGGGTTGTCTCCTATTCTCCCAGAAATCAGCAACCATACTCACAACGATGATGGGAAGGAGATGTAGGGTTTGGTGGCCAAAGCAACTATCATTGAGGAAACCATCGTCATCATCCTCTAATTTCTTGCTTGGTTGGTTCGTTTCTTCCTCTCCGTCTTCTCTCGACGTCGTCGTCGCTTTCGCGTGCACTGAGCTTGCGCTTTCTGGTATCCAATCAACCCTCCAGGTACATAAACGTCTTCAAATAATGAATGCTAATCAGATTTCGATAATTTATATCTGCAATTTATGTGGCTCGGTTTCAATCTGCTTCTttgttgattaaattttgggatgCAATGAATTTTTGCTTATTTTGTAGGGTTTGGGAAATTGGTACATTGAAATCATATATTGTTTTCAGGGAATTCTTCGCGACACGAATGGAAGGATGCCTGTGTTGCTTCAGGATAAGTCTATGATGTGTGTATTGGGTCAAATTTTTGAGGACCAAATAGAAGAAGATCAATCTCATTCTTCTTGTGGGTGCCACAAGCTCAGTGGATCAGTAGGACCATGTAGGGAAAATTTCGAGGGAAATGGTTATTGGATTCGGATGTTATGTGATCCTCAAGAACATATTGGAAAGGACATTACTTGGATTCCTAAACTGCATCACGTTCACTGGAATGGGAAGGTCGTGTCTCGATGTGATGTCCACGTATGTAAGTCGTGAATGCTTCAATGGCATGTGTCGGACTTTGTTTAACTGTTATCTTTTATAGTTGATCATCATGTGTATTTTTTGGTGATTAATAtcctgtttttcatttgatcaaatttagCTAATATTATATGAGACTCCTACCTATGGTGCCCACCATTTCTCATTACATCCTTGGAATTCATTTGAGCAAGTGAGTGCGCCTATGAGAAAACCCAAATGGGTTGATGAACTTCACCAAAAGCAACCACTCCTTGATTTGGTAAGAGTTTTGTAAGAATTCTTTTGTAGATTGGGACTTTTCTTTGTTAATACACTGATACGCTATTTATATTGTTTAAATGCAGGATACAGTCATTCTGGCAATTAATAGCTCCGCTACCGctgaaattgtttttgaaaaatgCATAGGTCCCAAGACGTCTTTTGTGTGCTTTTCTACTGTTTACATGTATCTATTCACACATTCAGCCTCTCAActacttttcctttttatgCCCGGCATTATCTGCAGTATTTAAATGGCTATTCTGTGGCTTTTCAGGTTTCTGGGCTTCACATGGCAACTATTCGCCATGTCTGTGGCTTCATTATCCACTTTATTCTATGTCGTTCTTCAGTTTCTCTATAGCCTTCTGAATTATGCATCGGACTCATGTATAAACCTTATATTAGTAAAGGTATTCAGCAGCTCAAGGATAAATATCAGAATCCGTGGTTCTCAGATCTTGTATTGGCCGATCTTTCTTCAATATAATGGAATGAGGTAAGATGAAAATTTTAACTACAAATATGGAATATGTTTTGAATCCTGTGGAGTTGTCTGACTGATAAGTTGGGCATTAAATTCCCTTTCATTTGCATTCTAATTTTggataaaatttataaatccaAACATTTATTAGATTTTGCTTCAGTTTGGTTTATAAGAAAATTTTCCTATTTATAAATTTTCTACCCTGCAAGTGTTCAGGGTTTTTTATCTGTACTTTGTAGGCTGAGATTTAGGTTTGGTTAAGACCATGATTGACCCGTTTACCTGATCTCTTCCATCAACTACTTTACTGCGTTGACAATAACCCTTTCATCTTCTCGTGTTACATTTAACCTTTTATATCCAATAGACATTTACTGATGAGTCTGTTTTGTATTgttccatcaccattcttgtGTTCCGTCaccatttctttctttctttctggtaTTTCCATCGCCATGTCTTAAGAAAAGACATGGAGCTAAAGGATGACTTGGCGCAAAACCGAGCGTGgtggtgttctaggattcatatagctaaCTTCACTTAGTAggataagactttgttgttgttgtggtagTAGGCTCCTCTTATTTCTTTCCTGAATAAACTGCAATTATTTCATCACCTTATTCTGGATTTGAAAGGTCGCTATCAAGTGTGGAATACGCGGAGAAAGCTGCATTGCATAAGCATTCCATGTGGTCAAGTTTAGCTGTTGATGTACTTCTGGGAAACTTGTTTGGTTTGGTACTGTTGTATCATGCAGAATCTGCTTGCATATGGATATTAAAATTTTCCAGTGACATTACAAATGAGTTATTGCGCTCAGGCTGTGTGTGGTTGATGGGGGTACCTGCAGGTTTTAAGTTAAACAATGAATTGGCAGAAGTTCTTGGGATGATTTCTTTAACTGCTATCCAGATTTGGTCTACCATTTGGATCTTTTTGGTGTCCCACTTTCTTTATTTCATTAGAGGACTTGCCATATCAGGAATCATTTTTGGGGTGACTATACCTGCTGCTTTGATAATCGACTTGATTGCTCTAGCAACGTTGCATGTGTCTACTCTTCATTGGTTGATATCGCTTTTATATTCAACTCAGATACAGGCATTAGCAGCTCTGTGGCGCCTTTTCAGGTATTATTTTGTGATGTCTTGTTCTTcctttttcagtttttaaaaCTTCACACGACACCAGCTGCAGTAACTAAATACAGgatgtttttactttttttgcTTATTGTATACATGCGATAGGGTCATTTTTCTAACCAACCTATTTTCTATCCCTTAAGACATGTCATATGCTTATTCAGAACCTGCTGGTTGGACTTGTAGGTCTTTAATACATAGTTCTTCAGTCAAATTACACTTGTAGTTCCTGCAGTTTTGCCCATTTTCCAATTCCCTGTACTTTAAATATGTTTTAATTGAACCCTGGTATTTTGATTACATTTGCAATCCAGGACTAAATGTAGATCAGTCTGGCAACGTGAAAATTATATCATAGGTATGTTTTGAGACATCTACCACATCACCACTCCGTTAATTTATTAGATGCAGTTGTTTTGTCCTCAATTTGCAAATGTAGCAAAGGGATAGGCATGAAAGTGAAAATATTTAGAAGCACAGGGATTTATGTGGAAAGCAGGCTAAACTACAGGGAAAGTGTGACTTGACCTGGTTCTGCTATTAGCCAACCTTCCAATAAAGAGGCACTTCTGTTCCTGATTACTGTCGTTATGGAACTTTACTCGTTGGTTTAACCTTGGCCTTTTTATTTGTCTAGCTAGTTGCTACTGTGCTTTTATGTGGGGATTTGATTGTATAGTAGTATTAGATTTACCATATATGCAGCTGCCATCTGCAATAAGAATGCCCATAATGctaaaaaatgaaattggaAACCCCGTAACAAGTGTGCTTTGAAGcataatatatgtttttatgtaTGCAGTCAAATTTTACCACAGTGCATCAGTCCGACAGCATGTTACTTTCAAGTGCATTGCATTTAGGCACTTTACTCCGTTTGCACTTTATTACGACATATTGAGCTAACAACTAGCGTGCACTCAAAACTGCAGTCACTTTATTAATATCACCTCTTGGTTCCTGTAGCAGAGTCATGTTCGTGTAAGCTAAAATGTTAAATCTTTGGATCCACTAACTTCTTGTATGTTTCCCTGTTGGGTTtttggctcaaaattaggatacaacaacaacaacaacaacaacaaagccttttcccactaagtggggtcggctatatgaatcctagaacgccattgcgctcggttttgtgtcatgtcctccgttagatccaagtactctaagtcttttcttagggtctcttctaaagttttcctaggtcttcctctaccccttcggccccgaacctttgttccgtagtcacatcttcgaaccggagcgtcagtaggccttctttgcacatgtgcaaaccaccgtaaccgattttctctcatctttccttcaacttcggctactcctactttacctcggatatcctcattcacaatcttatcctttctcgtgtgcccacacatcccacgaagcatccttatctccgctacacccatttt is drawn from Malus domestica chromosome 14, GDT2T_hap1 and contains these coding sequences:
- the LOC103454552 gene encoding N-acetylglucosaminyl-phosphatidylinositol biosynthetic protein gpi1-like isoform X4; this encodes MMGRRCRVWWPKQLSLRKPSSSSSNFLLGWFVSSSPSSLDVVVAFACTELALSGIQSTLQGLGNWYIEIIYCFQGILRDTNGRMPVLLQDKSMMCVLGQIFEDQIEEDQSHSSCGCHKLSGSVGPCRENFEGNGYWIRMLCDPQEHIGKDITWIPKLHHVHWNGKVVSRCDVHLILYETPTYGAHHFSLHPWNSFEQVSAPMRKPKWVDELHQKQPLLDLDTVILAINSSATAEIVFEKCIGPKTSFVCFSTVYMFLGFTWQLFAMSVASLSTLFYVVLQFLYSLLNYASDSCINLILVKVFSSSRINIRIRGSQILYWPIFLQYNGMRSLSSVEYAEKAALHKHSMWSSLAVDVLLGNLFGLVLLYHAESACIWILKFSSDITNELLRSGCVWLMGVPAGFKLNNELAEVLGMISLTAIQIWSTIWIFLVSHFLYFIRGLAISGIIFGVTIPAALIIDLIALATLHVSTLHWLISLLYSTQIQALAALWRLFRGRKWNPLRQRLDSYDYTVKQHIVGSLLFTPLLLLLPTTSVFYIFFTIMNTTISLMCILIEVTISFIHATPYIKIFLWLVRPRRFPSGIWFEIVSVWSGGIDSPSDINSPSEKLQPGKGLTGEKSSVVVSFLHSNFLTVGQIVMPHYNKVLSGKPRTLVATAAYGVLTGRRIPSSIGTDLPTFPWMLISYKEYWRLCRDSVLVCYRA
- the LOC103454552 gene encoding N-acetylglucosaminyl-phosphatidylinositol biosynthetic protein gpi1-like isoform X2, which codes for MVIGFGCYVILKNILERTLLGFLNCITFTGMGRSCLDVMSTYLILYETPTYGAHHFSLHPWNSFEQVSAPMRKPKWVDELHQKQPLLDLDTVILAINSSATAEIVFEKCIGPKTSFVCFSTVYMFLGFTWQLFAMSVASLSTLFYVVLQFLYSLLNYASDSCINLILVKVFSSSRINIRIRGSQILYWPIFLQYNGMRSLSSVEYAEKAALHKHSMWSSLAVDVLLGNLFGLVLLYHAESACIWILKFSSDITNELLRSGCVWLMGVPAGFKLNNELAEVLGMISLTAIQIWSTIWIFLVSHFLYFIRGLAISGIIFGVTIPAALIIDLIALATLHVSTLHWLISLLYSTQIQALAALWRLFRGRKWNPLRQRLDSYDYTVKQHIVGSLLFTPLLLLLPTTSVFYIFFTIMNTTISLMCILIEVTISFIHATPYIKIFLWLVRPRRFPSGIWFEIVSVWSGGIDSPSDINSPSEKLQPGKGLTGEKSSVVVSFLHSNFLTVGQIVMPHYNKVLSGKPRTLVATAAYGVLTGRRIPSSIGTDLPTFPWMLISYKEYWRLCRDSVLVCYRA
- the LOC103454552 gene encoding uncharacterized protein isoform X3; this encodes MMGRRCRVWWPKQLSLRKPSSSSSNFLLGWFVSSSPSSLDVVVAFACTELALSGIQSTLQGLGNWYIEIIYCFQGILRDTNGRMPVLLQDKSMMCVLGQIFEDQIEEDQSHSSCGCHKLSGSVGPCRENFEGNGYWIRMLCDPQEHIGKDITWIPKLHHVHWNGKVVSRCDVHLILYETPTYGAHHFSLHPWNSFEQVSAPMRKPKWVDELHQKQPLLDLDTVILAINSSATAEIVFEKCIGPKTSFVCFSTVYMFLGFTWQLFAMSVASLSTLFYVVLQFLYSLLNYASDSCINLILVKVFSSSRINIRIRGSQILYWPIFLQYNGMRGRKWNPLRQRLDSYDYTVKQHIVGSLLFTPLLLLLPTTSVFYIFFTIMNTTISLMCILIEVTISFIHATPYIKIFLWLVRPRRFPSGIWFEIVSVWSGGIDSPSDINSPSEKLQPGKGLTGEKSSVVVSFLHSNFLTVGQIVMPHYNKVLSGKPRTLVATAAYGVLTGRRIPSSIGTDLPTFPWMLISYKEYWRLCRDSVLVCYRA
- the LOC103454552 gene encoding N-acetylglucosaminyl-phosphatidylinositol biosynthetic protein gpi1-like isoform X1, producing the protein MMGRRCRVWWPKQLSLRKPSSSSSNFLLGWFVSSSPSSLDVVVAFACTELALSGIQSTLQGILRDTNGRMPVLLQDKSMMCVLGQIFEDQIEEDQSHSSCGCHKLSGSVGPCRENFEGNGYWIRMLCDPQEHIGKDITWIPKLHHVHWNGKVVSRCDVHLILYETPTYGAHHFSLHPWNSFEQVSAPMRKPKWVDELHQKQPLLDLDTVILAINSSATAEIVFEKCIGPKTSFVCFSTVYMFLGFTWQLFAMSVASLSTLFYVVLQFLYSLLNYASDSCINLILVKVFSSSRINIRIRGSQILYWPIFLQYNGMRSLSSVEYAEKAALHKHSMWSSLAVDVLLGNLFGLVLLYHAESACIWILKFSSDITNELLRSGCVWLMGVPAGFKLNNELAEVLGMISLTAIQIWSTIWIFLVSHFLYFIRGLAISGIIFGVTIPAALIIDLIALATLHVSTLHWLISLLYSTQIQALAALWRLFRGRKWNPLRQRLDSYDYTVKQHIVGSLLFTPLLLLLPTTSVFYIFFTIMNTTISLMCILIEVTISFIHATPYIKIFLWLVRPRRFPSGIWFEIVSVWSGGIDSPSDINSPSEKLQPGKGLTGEKSSVVVSFLHSNFLTVGQIVMPHYNKVLSGKPRTLVATAAYGVLTGRRIPSSIGTDLPTFPWMLISYKEYWRLCRDSVLVCYRA